From Edaphobacter lichenicola, the proteins below share one genomic window:
- a CDS encoding OmpH family outer membrane protein: MNRTFALVTALAAGMTSAAGVAQIAGTPAAPAAAPTQTAPAPAPAPAPVAPHAVPAKIATIEFEQVAAATNEGQRALQALQKKYEPKGAELQAKAQEIDTLKKQLQSAPATLTESERASKLRTIDTKEKQLQRDGEDAQQAVAGEQQQVIGVVAKKLAPVVKKYVEDNGYTMLLDITGQQGGSMSVLWTSEGTDISRAVLDAYNASSGVAPPTPSAPSPAAHPHASAAQKPALPKQ; the protein is encoded by the coding sequence ATGAATCGCACCTTTGCTCTTGTTACCGCCCTCGCTGCGGGAATGACATCCGCTGCCGGAGTGGCCCAGATCGCTGGCACACCGGCTGCACCCGCTGCAGCTCCCACCCAGACCGCACCTGCTCCGGCCCCAGCACCTGCCCCGGTCGCGCCACACGCGGTCCCCGCGAAGATTGCAACCATCGAGTTCGAGCAGGTCGCCGCCGCAACCAACGAAGGACAGCGCGCCCTGCAGGCCCTGCAGAAGAAGTACGAGCCCAAAGGGGCAGAGCTGCAGGCCAAGGCACAGGAGATCGATACCCTCAAGAAGCAGCTGCAGAGCGCCCCGGCAACCCTTACCGAGTCCGAACGCGCCTCGAAGCTGCGTACCATCGACACCAAGGAAAAACAGCTCCAGCGTGATGGCGAAGATGCACAGCAGGCCGTCGCCGGCGAGCAGCAGCAGGTCATCGGTGTGGTTGCGAAAAAGCTCGCGCCAGTCGTGAAGAAATACGTCGAGGACAACGGCTACACTATGCTGCTCGATATCACCGGCCAGCAGGGCGGCTCGATGAGCGTGCTCTGGACCAGCGAGGGCACCGATATCTCCCGCGCAGTTCTGGATGCGTACAACGCGTCTTCCGGCGTCGCACCGCCAACTCCATCCGCGCCTTCTCCCGCCGCTCACCCGCACGCCTCGGCCGCTCAGAAGCCTGCGCTGCCGAAGCAGTAA
- a CDS encoding OmpH family outer membrane protein produces MNRTLVLISALGAGLMTTAGVSQTAAAPAPATAAPAAVEPQAIPAKIALVAFEQAVFATNEGQRAVQQIQDKYKPKKDQIDTLSKEVDSLKAQLQSAPATLSDEERATRLRNIDTKEKELNRNAEDAQTAYNADLQEAYGKVAAKVSVTLKDYVSKNGYTLLLDVSSQQSNVMWANQSIDVTQAVVTAYNTSSGVAAPAPSGPSSPAPTTARPRPTTTPKPAAPKQ; encoded by the coding sequence ATGAATCGCACCCTCGTTCTTATCTCCGCGCTAGGCGCCGGATTGATGACCACCGCCGGAGTCTCCCAGACTGCTGCAGCTCCTGCTCCTGCCACCGCTGCACCTGCGGCCGTTGAGCCCCAGGCCATCCCCGCAAAGATCGCGCTGGTCGCCTTTGAGCAGGCGGTCTTCGCCACCAACGAAGGCCAGCGTGCCGTCCAGCAGATTCAGGACAAGTATAAGCCCAAGAAGGATCAGATCGACACCCTCTCCAAGGAGGTCGACTCGCTCAAGGCTCAGCTGCAGAGTGCTCCCGCAACTCTCTCCGATGAAGAGCGCGCTACTCGCCTGCGCAACATCGACACCAAAGAGAAGGAGCTGAACCGCAACGCCGAGGATGCCCAGACCGCCTACAACGCGGATCTGCAGGAAGCCTACGGCAAGGTGGCCGCCAAGGTCTCGGTCACGCTGAAGGACTACGTCAGCAAGAATGGCTACACCTTGCTCCTCGATGTCAGCAGCCAGCAGAGCAACGTGATGTGGGCCAACCAGAGCATCGACGTGACCCAGGCTGTTGTGACCGCGTACAACACCTCTTCCGGTGTCGCTGCGCCGGCCCCGTCCGGACCGTCTTCCCCGGCCCCCACGACAGCTCGTCCGCGTCCAACGACAACGCCGAAGCCCGCCGCACCGAAGCAGTAA